A region of Chiroxiphia lanceolata isolate bChiLan1 chromosome 23, bChiLan1.pri, whole genome shotgun sequence DNA encodes the following proteins:
- the BSX gene encoding brain-specific homeobox protein homolog produces MNLNFTSPVHPVSAPRPTSFFIEDILLHKPKPLREVPPEHFPGSLASRVPLLDYGYPLMPTPTLLAPHPHPALHKPEHHHHPPYFLTTSGMPVPALFQHHAHAELPGKHCRRRKARTVFSDSQLSGLEKRFEIQRYLSTPERVELATALSLSETQVKTWFQNRRMKHKKQLRKTQDDPKQAGGEESREPSSPEPELPEPAGAEPRKGPPGPFLLQDPEDEVDILEEGDLCPHRL; encoded by the exons ATGAACCTCAACTTCACGTCGCCCGTGCACCCCGTGTCGGCGCCCAGGCCCACCTCCTTCTTCATCGAGGACATCCTGCTGCACAAGCCCAAACCCCTGCGGGAGGTGCCCCCCGAGCACTTCCCGGGCTCCTTGGCCTCCCGCGTGCCCCTCTTGGACTATGGGTACCCCCTGATGCCAACGCCGACCCTGCTGGCGCCTCACCCGCACCCTGCCCTGCACAAGCCGGAGCATCACCACCACCCCCCCTATTTCCTCACCACCTCGG GAATGCCGGTGCCAGCCCTTTTCCAGCACCACGCTCACGCCGAGCTGCCCGGGAAGCACTGCCGGCGCCGCAAAGCCCGCACCGTGTTCTCCGACTCGCAGCTCTCCGGGCTGGAGAAGAGGTTCGAGATCCAGCGGTACCTCTCCACGCCCGAGCGGGTGGAGCTGGCCACGGCCCTCAGCCTCTCCGAGACCCAG GTGAAAACCTGGTTCCAGAACCGCCGCATGAAGCACaaaaagcagctgaggaaaaCCCAGGACGACCCGAAGCAGGCGGGCGGCGAGGAGAGCCGAGAGCCGAGCTCCCCCGAGCCCGAGCTGCCCGAGCCGGCCGGAGCCGAGCCCCGCAAGGGTCCCCCCGGCCCTTTCCTGCTCCAGGACCCCGAGGACGAGGTGGACATCCTGGAGGAGGGGGATCTCTGCCCCCACCGCCTCTAG